A window of the Radiobacillus deserti genome harbors these coding sequences:
- a CDS encoding GntR family transcriptional regulator — translation MEKTQSLHAYIKEEIINRIKTGVYEKGEQIPTELMLCEEFDVSRTTVRAALHQLTLEGYLVRQQGKGTYVAEQKVKQTLSSTVETYSEQIAVQGKRAEITLVNLEVLPANEWIQESLDVNVSDPIQRIERIRKANGETTQYEISYIPWGIAPGITKQQAETSLYTTLKEAFGVHIAKTVEHIEITLADERISKQLHCEPGLPCFYIETIAESTEGKKIEYSRSYFRGDKTNFVIERNYPWREQNEGTD, via the coding sequence ATGGAAAAAACCCAGTCCCTTCACGCCTATATAAAAGAGGAAATCATTAATCGAATTAAGACAGGGGTTTATGAAAAAGGAGAACAAATTCCAACTGAATTAATGCTGTGCGAAGAGTTTGACGTTAGCCGGACAACGGTTCGAGCAGCGTTACATCAGCTAACCTTGGAAGGATACCTCGTACGTCAACAAGGAAAAGGAACCTATGTCGCCGAGCAAAAAGTGAAGCAAACATTATCGAGTACCGTTGAAACGTATAGTGAGCAAATTGCTGTCCAAGGAAAACGGGCAGAGATCACGTTAGTAAATTTAGAAGTTTTACCTGCCAACGAATGGATTCAAGAGTCTTTAGATGTAAACGTTAGTGATCCCATTCAACGGATAGAACGAATCCGGAAAGCTAACGGAGAAACCACACAATATGAAATATCGTATATCCCTTGGGGAATTGCTCCAGGGATCACGAAACAACAGGCAGAAACTTCTCTATACACCACATTAAAAGAAGCGTTCGGGGTTCATATTGCAAAAACGGTGGAGCATATTGAAATTACTTTAGCAGATGAACGAATCAGCAAACAACTACATTGTGAGCCTGGCTTACCATGTTTTTATATCGAAACAATCGCCGAATCGACAGAAGGTAAAAAAATCGAATATTCACGCTCGTACTTCCGGGGGGATAAGACAAACTTTGTAATTGAGCGTAATTATCCTTGGAGGGAACAAAATGAAGGTACGGATTAA
- the treP gene encoding PTS system trehalose-specific EIIBC component, producing the protein MSKFTDPAKQLLEHVGGSDNISVVTHCATRMRFVLNDPKKADAEKIEEIDLVKGTFTNAGQFQVIIGNEVSSFYNEFTKIAGVSDTSKDEAKVAAKQNMNPLQRLISHLADIFTPLIPALVVGGLILGFRNVIGAIGMFGPENEQTLVDISQFWAGVHSFLWLIGEAIFHFLPVGITWAISRKMGTTQILGIVLGITLVSPQLLNAYGVAGAEDIPVWDFGFATVEMIGYQAQVIPAILAGFVLAYLEIWLRKVIPNVVSMIFVPFFALIPAVLVAHVVLGPIGWTIGTWISDVVYSGLTSAFGWLFAAIFGFAYAPLVITGLHHMTNAIDLQLMSEFNGTNLWPMIALSNIAQGSAVVAMIILNNKDEKEKQVSVPAAISCYLGVTEPAMFGINLKYVFPFVAAMIGSSIAAIISVGSDVFANSIGVGGIPGFLSIQFQDWPMFFISMAVAVIVPIALTMAFARMPWGKKAYKSLGK; encoded by the coding sequence ATGAGTAAATTTACAGATCCGGCGAAACAGTTGCTTGAGCATGTCGGTGGTAGTGATAATATTTCAGTCGTTACACACTGTGCGACAAGAATGCGCTTCGTTTTAAACGATCCAAAGAAAGCGGATGCAGAAAAAATCGAAGAGATTGATTTAGTCAAAGGAACGTTTACGAATGCAGGACAGTTCCAAGTTATTATTGGGAATGAGGTATCATCTTTTTATAATGAATTCACGAAGATAGCAGGAGTTAGCGATACATCCAAGGATGAGGCAAAAGTGGCAGCGAAGCAAAATATGAACCCACTACAACGCTTGATTTCTCACTTGGCAGATATCTTTACTCCGTTAATTCCAGCACTAGTAGTCGGGGGTCTTATTCTAGGCTTTAGAAACGTGATTGGTGCAATTGGAATGTTTGGACCAGAAAATGAACAAACATTGGTGGACATTTCTCAATTTTGGGCAGGCGTCCATTCCTTCTTGTGGTTAATTGGGGAAGCGATTTTCCATTTCCTACCGGTTGGTATTACGTGGGCGATTTCTAGAAAGATGGGTACGACACAAATTCTTGGGATTGTATTAGGTATCACGCTCGTTTCTCCGCAGTTACTTAATGCTTATGGAGTTGCGGGAGCAGAAGATATTCCGGTTTGGGATTTCGGGTTTGCTACGGTTGAAATGATCGGGTATCAAGCACAAGTCATTCCGGCTATCCTAGCAGGCTTCGTACTTGCTTATTTAGAAATTTGGTTACGTAAAGTAATTCCAAATGTGGTTTCGATGATTTTCGTTCCATTTTTTGCTTTAATTCCAGCAGTGCTAGTCGCACACGTTGTACTTGGACCAATTGGTTGGACAATTGGTACTTGGATTTCAGATGTTGTGTATTCTGGGTTAACCTCAGCATTTGGCTGGTTGTTTGCCGCAATCTTTGGATTTGCTTATGCACCACTCGTTATTACTGGGTTACACCACATGACCAATGCAATAGATTTACAGCTTATGAGTGAGTTTAATGGTACGAACTTATGGCCGATGATTGCACTATCCAATATCGCACAAGGTTCTGCTGTAGTTGCGATGATTATCTTGAATAATAAAGATGAAAAAGAAAAGCAAGTTTCCGTGCCAGCAGCCATCTCTTGTTATCTAGGGGTAACAGAGCCTGCGATGTTCGGGATTAACTTAAAATATGTATTCCCATTTGTAGCAGCAATGATTGGTTCTTCGATTGCAGCGATTATCTCAGTTGGAAGTGACGTCTTTGCAAACTCGATTGGGGTTGGAGGAATTCCAGGATTCCTTTCTATTCAATTCCAAGATTGGCCGATGTTCTTTATCTCAATGGCAGTTGCAGTTATAGTGCCAATTGCCTTAACAATGGCGTTTGCTCGCATGCCTTGGGGTAAAAAAGCTTATAAAAGCTTAGGAAAATAA
- the treC gene encoding alpha,alpha-phosphotrehalase, which produces MTQPWWKDSVVYQIYPKSFNDTTGNGVGDIQGIIEKLDYLKELGVDVLWLTPIYESPQKDNGYDISNYFDIHPEYGTMEDFEQLLDQAHQRGLKIIMDIVVNHTSTEHDWFQKSRSSINSGYRDFYIWKDPINGKEPTNWQSKFGGNAWKYDEQTGQYYLHLFDVTQADLNWENEQVRTAVYDMMKFWLDKGVDGFRLDVINLISKNQDFPNDDSGDGRKFYTDGPRVHAYLHEMNQRVFSHYDMMTVGEMSSTTIDHCIKYTHPDREELSMTFNFHHLKVDYPNGDKWTKADFNFQELKDILSTWQVEMHEGGGWNALFWCNHDQPRVVSRFGDDERYHKESAKMLATTIHLMKGTPYIYQGEEFGMTNPNFDKIEDYRDVESLNIFDIKKEEGMSEQEIIEILKQKSRDNSRTPVQWNSSENAGFTKGTPWIQPAENYKEINAENALADRDSIFYHYQQLIRLRKQYDIIVHGDYELILKDHDDIFAYRRTRNNEEILVLNNFYGKETVIELPMDIKVDASEQKLILSNYKDSASTLASSMTLRPYESLVFHLKK; this is translated from the coding sequence ATGACACAACCGTGGTGGAAGGATTCAGTTGTTTATCAAATCTATCCGAAAAGTTTTAACGATACGACTGGTAATGGCGTTGGAGACATTCAAGGTATTATAGAAAAGCTGGATTATTTAAAGGAGCTTGGGGTGGATGTATTATGGTTAACGCCGATTTATGAATCTCCGCAGAAAGATAACGGCTATGATATTAGTAACTATTTCGATATTCACCCAGAATATGGAACGATGGAGGACTTTGAACAGCTATTGGATCAAGCGCATCAGCGTGGACTTAAAATCATCATGGATATTGTAGTGAATCATACTTCTACGGAGCATGACTGGTTCCAAAAATCGCGAAGTTCAATAAATAGCGGATACCGAGACTTTTATATTTGGAAGGACCCGATTAATGGAAAGGAACCAACGAACTGGCAGTCCAAATTTGGTGGGAATGCATGGAAATATGATGAACAAACGGGTCAATATTACTTGCATTTATTTGATGTCACCCAAGCTGACTTGAATTGGGAAAACGAACAAGTGCGTACCGCTGTATATGACATGATGAAGTTTTGGTTAGATAAAGGAGTAGATGGGTTCCGATTAGATGTTATCAATCTTATCTCCAAAAATCAGGACTTTCCAAATGATGATTCAGGGGATGGGCGTAAATTTTATACAGATGGACCAAGAGTTCATGCGTATTTGCATGAGATGAACCAGCGTGTGTTTTCCCATTACGATATGATGACCGTCGGAGAAATGTCCTCTACGACGATCGATCATTGTATTAAGTACACACATCCAGACCGTGAAGAGTTAAGTATGACCTTTAACTTCCATCATTTAAAGGTAGATTATCCGAATGGAGATAAATGGACGAAGGCAGACTTTAACTTTCAGGAATTAAAGGATATCTTGTCTACTTGGCAGGTGGAAATGCATGAAGGCGGAGGCTGGAATGCGTTATTTTGGTGTAATCATGATCAACCAAGGGTTGTATCACGATTTGGAGATGATGAACGATACCATAAAGAATCCGCAAAAATGCTAGCGACTACCATTCATCTCATGAAGGGAACCCCGTATATTTATCAAGGGGAAGAGTTTGGGATGACAAATCCAAACTTTGATAAGATTGAGGATTATCGTGATGTAGAATCCCTAAATATTTTCGATATTAAAAAAGAAGAAGGGATGTCTGAGCAGGAGATTATTGAGATTCTGAAACAGAAATCTCGCGACAACTCCAGAACCCCTGTTCAATGGAACAGTAGTGAAAATGCTGGATTTACAAAGGGGACTCCTTGGATTCAACCTGCTGAGAATTATAAAGAAATTAATGCAGAGAATGCACTTGCCGATCGAGATTCTATCTTCTACCATTATCAGCAATTAATTCGTCTAAGAAAGCAATATGATATCATCGTTCATGGCGACTATGAGTTGATTTTAAAGGACCATGATGATATTTTTGCATATAGAAGAACTAGAAACAACGAAGAGATCCTTGTCTTGAATAACTTTTATGGCAAGGAAACTGTAATCGAACTTCCCATGGATATTAAAGTGGACGCGTCAGAGCAAAAGCTGATTCTCTCTAATTATAAGGATTCTGCTTCAACACTAGCGTCATCCATGACATTGCGTCCGTATGAATCGCTTGTATTCCATTTAAAAAAGTAG
- a CDS encoding PTS sugar transporter subunit IIB, with product MNILLVCSAGMSTSMLVSKMRAEAEKREMDATINAVSESELKNHLDGLDVVLIGPQVRYLERKIKEQLEPKGIKVDVINQMAYGMMQGDKVLDQAVTLAK from the coding sequence TTGAATATCTTACTCGTTTGTTCCGCTGGCATGTCGACGTCCATGCTTGTAAGTAAAATGAGAGCTGAAGCAGAAAAAAGAGAGATGGATGCAACGATTAACGCGGTGTCGGAGTCCGAATTGAAAAATCATTTAGATGGGTTGGACGTCGTGTTAATCGGACCTCAAGTCCGATATTTAGAAAGAAAAATAAAAGAACAACTAGAACCTAAAGGTATAAAAGTAGATGTTATTAATCAGATGGCCTATGGCATGATGCAAGGTGACAAAGTATTGGATCAAGCTGTAACACTAGCTAAATAA
- the treR gene encoding trehalose operon repressor, translating into MNNKYLTIYNEISKQIEQQMYEPGSLLPSENELKDRYDTSRETIRKALNLLSQNGFIQKIRGKGSVVIDRSKFDFPVSGLVSFKELAQKMDGKAKTIVNELSLEKPEDYIRKQLNVSEKDKVWKIIRTREIGGDKIILDKDFLVQQFVPTITKEICEDSIYNYIENELNLSISFAKKEIVVEEPSEEDRELLDLEGFHNIVIIKNYVYLDDASLFQYTESRHRPDKFRFVDFARRNV; encoded by the coding sequence ATGAATAACAAGTATTTAACGATCTATAATGAAATTTCGAAGCAAATTGAACAACAAATGTATGAACCAGGGAGCTTGCTTCCATCGGAAAATGAGTTAAAAGATCGTTATGATACTTCACGGGAAACCATTCGAAAAGCATTGAATTTACTTTCTCAAAATGGATTTATACAAAAGATACGTGGGAAAGGTTCAGTTGTCATTGATCGAAGTAAGTTTGATTTTCCAGTTTCCGGACTAGTGAGCTTTAAAGAGCTCGCGCAGAAGATGGACGGTAAAGCTAAAACGATTGTAAACGAGCTATCCCTTGAAAAGCCTGAGGACTATATCCGAAAGCAATTAAATGTTTCGGAAAAAGATAAGGTATGGAAAATTATTCGAACCCGTGAAATTGGTGGCGATAAGATTATTTTGGACAAAGACTTTCTCGTCCAACAATTTGTACCTACTATCACGAAAGAAATCTGTGAAGATTCTATCTATAATTACATCGAAAATGAGTTAAACCTATCTATAAGCTTTGCGAAGAAAGAAATTGTTGTGGAAGAACCTTCAGAAGAGGATAGAGAGCTATTGGATCTAGAAGGCTTTCACAACATTGTGATTATTAAAAACTATGTGTATCTGGATGATGCAAGTCTGTTTCAATATACGGAATCCAGACACAGACCAGATAAATTTCGATTTGTAGATTTTGCACGAAGGAATGTATAA
- a CDS encoding 6-phospho-beta-glucosidase: protein MGIKVVIVGGGSSYTPELMEGILKRHESFPVEEVVLVDIEDGKEKLDIIGNLASRMIEASGKPIKLSWTLNRREAFVGADYIATQIRVGGLKARAADERIPLSHGFIGQETNGAGGVFKALRTIPVLLDLAKDVHEICPEAWIINFTNPAGIVTEALLKHSPHQKVIGVCNIPYNMKHSIAEILEVKPQAVQIEFVGMNHFVFGQKVLVHGVNRTQEVLDRLCDDRVDYSPANIVNLGWSKTFIESTRLLPNPYHQYYFQTRDVLHKDLQAFQENGTRAEVVQSLEKSLFEIYKNPSLSEKPKELEKRGGAFYSDVACSLMDSIHNNKEDIQTVNTRNDGAIADLPDDAVIEVNCVITKDGPKPIAVGSLPPTIKGITLQMKAFEELVVRAAISGNYNDAYTSLVMNPLVADEKRSKEVLDELLDAHRAHLPQFYGGKENGKQVHAKVY, encoded by the coding sequence ATGGGTATAAAGGTCGTCATTGTTGGAGGAGGCTCTAGCTACACACCTGAACTTATGGAAGGAATTTTAAAACGGCATGAGAGCTTTCCGGTAGAGGAAGTTGTGCTCGTGGATATTGAAGATGGAAAAGAGAAGCTAGATATTATCGGAAACCTTGCTTCACGCATGATTGAAGCATCTGGAAAACCTATCAAGCTATCTTGGACATTGAATCGAAGAGAAGCGTTTGTAGGAGCAGACTACATCGCAACCCAAATTCGAGTAGGTGGATTAAAGGCTCGTGCAGCGGATGAAAGGATTCCACTGAGTCATGGATTTATTGGTCAAGAGACGAATGGAGCTGGTGGGGTTTTTAAAGCGCTTCGAACGATTCCTGTTTTACTCGATTTAGCTAAAGATGTGCATGAGATTTGCCCTGAAGCATGGATTATTAATTTTACGAATCCAGCGGGAATTGTAACAGAAGCTTTATTAAAGCATTCTCCTCATCAAAAGGTAATTGGAGTTTGTAACATCCCTTACAATATGAAGCATTCTATCGCTGAGATACTAGAGGTAAAACCGCAAGCCGTTCAAATAGAATTTGTCGGTATGAATCATTTTGTTTTTGGTCAGAAGGTATTGGTTCATGGAGTCAATCGAACACAAGAGGTGTTGGATCGGTTATGTGATGACCGAGTGGATTATTCTCCAGCAAACATCGTCAATTTAGGATGGTCTAAAACCTTCATCGAATCAACACGACTACTCCCAAATCCTTATCATCAGTATTACTTTCAAACACGTGATGTTCTTCATAAAGATCTACAAGCTTTCCAAGAAAATGGCACAAGAGCAGAAGTTGTTCAGAGTCTAGAAAAATCACTGTTTGAAATCTATAAAAATCCAAGTCTATCAGAAAAACCAAAGGAATTAGAAAAAAGAGGAGGTGCTTTCTATAGTGATGTAGCCTGTAGCTTAATGGACTCCATTCATAACAACAAAGAGGATATACAAACCGTAAATACGAGAAATGATGGAGCAATCGCGGATTTACCGGATGATGCAGTTATTGAAGTGAATTGTGTGATTACGAAGGATGGGCCGAAACCAATTGCGGTTGGTTCATTACCTCCTACTATTAAAGGAATCACGCTACAAATGAAGGCTTTCGAAGAGCTAGTTGTTAGAGCCGCTATTTCTGGAAATTACAACGATGCATATACATCCCTAGTCATGAACCCGTTAGTGGCGGATGAAAAAAGAAGTAAAGAAGTATTGGATGAGCTTTTAGACGCTCACCGAGCTCATTTACCACAATTTTATGGGGGGAAAGAAAATGGAAAACAGGTACATGCAAAAGTTTATTGA
- a CDS encoding PHP domain-containing protein — MNIDFHTHVKISKKSAFMPDYFKEMMQEAKENGLTALAMTEHFNTSRFTDIYDYLEANYPYEHGYYDIHGLKLFPGMEVDIFETGHILLIGDRSDILQIREALNEHTERVSFVHFDQLMEITAPYNLLKIGAHPFRESTPLYHLKPEQLSQLDALDLNGKDLHSQGIEPYQSKMKNFSEQLNLPIVGGSDTHQYFQYGCVYNEFKEECQDVNDLKNCIQGRRYNVTVSNDLHLKVKAAIVVKNLLKKQLDNKEAATAQ; from the coding sequence ATGAATATAGATTTCCATACACATGTGAAAATCTCAAAAAAATCTGCTTTTATGCCTGACTATTTTAAGGAAATGATGCAGGAAGCAAAGGAAAATGGCTTAACCGCTTTAGCGATGACCGAGCATTTCAATACAAGTCGCTTTACAGATATATATGATTATTTAGAAGCGAACTACCCATATGAACATGGCTATTATGACATTCATGGCCTGAAATTATTTCCCGGGATGGAAGTAGATATCTTTGAAACGGGGCACATCCTTCTTATCGGAGATCGTTCAGACATTTTACAAATTCGAGAGGCTTTAAATGAGCATACAGAAAGAGTATCATTCGTGCACTTTGACCAGCTCATGGAAATCACAGCACCATATAATCTGTTAAAAATTGGCGCTCATCCGTTTCGTGAGAGTACACCACTTTATCATTTAAAGCCTGAGCAGCTCAGCCAGCTTGATGCGTTGGATTTAAATGGAAAAGACCTTCATTCCCAAGGAATAGAACCTTATCAAAGCAAGATGAAGAATTTTTCTGAACAACTCAACCTTCCTATCGTTGGTGGTAGTGATACACATCAATATTTCCAATATGGGTGTGTGTACAATGAATTCAAAGAAGAGTGTCAGGATGTTAATGATTTAAAAAACTGTATACAAGGTCGCCGTTACAATGTGACCGTATCTAATGATTTACACCTTAAAGTAAAAGCAGCCATTGTGGTTAAAAACCTTTTAAAGAAGCAACTAGATAACAAGGAAGCTGCAACCGCTCAATAA
- a CDS encoding methyl-accepting chemotaxis protein, whose protein sequence is MKKISTKIILLSLINSILVAIINVGASIIMRSGTSGAATPNTNTEAAEQMQSGFILPAPILWGLLISLIIGIVLSYFIGKAIEKPIVKVTEFAEKTADLDLSDSDKDLEKLLKIKDQTGSMARALYGTRKVLKDMAKELQTVSSTVTNQSDSLNKNTDENVNSITHVVTTIDQLAAGNSAQAETMNDISKTLSDVVNLIDEIAVKTSANAEQASHSIESIKEGQRSVDRQTKKMDETLHVSSEVTHSIHDLRSMINQVTGFVDIITSIAEQTNLLALNASIEAARAGESGRGFAVVADEIRKLAEETSKSASEITTIIEGTSDKTDLAVSNIEQSNQLVEEQRDALKITKEAFEKIKHMYEGIVEGFTQTAEAMKIVNGNSKTVSIQIQDITSQIEEFAASTEEISATGQEQLASTEIIANSAKELDELAIKLNDQINMFKIK, encoded by the coding sequence ATGAAAAAAATATCAACAAAGATTATCCTCTTATCCTTAATCAACTCTATTTTGGTGGCAATTATTAACGTAGGTGCATCCATAATCATGAGGAGCGGTACCAGTGGTGCAGCTACTCCCAATACAAATACAGAAGCGGCTGAGCAAATGCAATCAGGTTTTATACTCCCAGCACCAATATTGTGGGGATTACTGATTTCCTTGATTATTGGGATAGTCTTATCCTACTTCATAGGAAAAGCGATTGAAAAACCAATTGTAAAAGTAACAGAGTTTGCAGAAAAAACAGCTGATTTAGATCTGTCTGATTCAGATAAAGATTTAGAAAAACTGTTAAAAATAAAGGATCAAACGGGATCGATGGCAAGGGCGTTATATGGAACAAGAAAAGTACTGAAGGACATGGCCAAGGAACTACAAACCGTATCTTCAACGGTTACAAACCAGTCAGATAGCTTGAATAAAAATACAGATGAGAACGTCAATTCTATTACACATGTAGTGACAACGATTGATCAATTGGCAGCAGGTAATTCTGCACAAGCGGAGACGATGAATGACATTAGTAAAACCTTATCCGATGTAGTCAACCTTATAGATGAGATTGCCGTGAAAACTTCTGCCAATGCTGAGCAAGCATCTCATTCTATTGAGTCCATTAAGGAAGGTCAGAGAAGTGTTGATAGGCAGACGAAAAAAATGGATGAAACCCTTCATGTTTCAAGTGAAGTCACTCATTCCATTCATGATCTCAGAAGTATGATTAATCAAGTAACTGGCTTTGTTGATATTATTACTTCCATAGCAGAACAAACAAATTTATTAGCACTAAATGCGTCTATTGAAGCAGCTAGAGCCGGTGAATCTGGTCGAGGATTTGCTGTCGTAGCGGATGAGATTCGCAAGCTAGCAGAAGAAACCTCAAAATCAGCAAGTGAGATTACAACGATTATTGAAGGAACTTCGGATAAGACGGACTTAGCTGTTTCTAATATTGAGCAATCCAATCAATTGGTAGAAGAACAAAGAGATGCATTAAAAATTACAAAAGAAGCCTTTGAAAAAATTAAGCATATGTATGAAGGAATTGTAGAAGGATTTACACAAACTGCAGAGGCGATGAAAATAGTAAACGGAAACTCTAAGACGGTGTCTATCCAAATTCAAGATATCACATCTCAAATAGAGGAGTTTGCTGCAAGCACGGAGGAAATATCTGCAACTGGGCAAGAGCAGCTAGCATCCACGGAGATCATTGCAAACTCTGCTAAAGAGTTAGATGAATTAGCAATTAAATTAAATGATCAGATAAATATGTTCAAAATAAAATAG
- a CDS encoding PTS lactose/cellobiose transporter subunit IIA: MITTKIETLSFNIILHAGNARSSSMEAIAFAKEYDFEAARQKIEEANEEFAQAHHVQTQLLQEEAEGKKNEVSVILVHAQDHLMTAMTVKDLANEMIEMYEKIKQVEGQ; encoded by the coding sequence ATGATTACAACCAAGATCGAGACGCTGTCGTTTAATATCATCCTTCACGCAGGAAATGCCAGATCCAGTTCCATGGAGGCAATTGCCTTCGCAAAGGAGTATGATTTTGAAGCAGCTCGTCAAAAAATCGAAGAAGCCAATGAAGAGTTTGCACAGGCGCATCATGTTCAAACACAATTGCTCCAAGAGGAAGCAGAGGGAAAGAAAAATGAAGTATCTGTCATACTGGTTCATGCTCAAGATCATCTGATGACCGCCATGACTGTGAAGGATTTAGCGAATGAAATGATTGAAATGTACGAAAAGATAAAACAAGTGGAGGGACAATAA
- a CDS encoding PTS sugar transporter subunit IIC has protein sequence MENRYMQKFIEIAGRIGSQRHLVAIRDGFVAIMPLIIIGSLAVLINNFPAFGAFDFVGWMNGIFGDGNWQLVGGTIWNGSFAVLGLLVSFSVAYNLAKSYELDGLSAGLISAASYIMLVPATEDWGLNFAWLGAQGLFVALILSIITTELFKVLIRSNFTIKMPEGVPDGVARSFKALIPASIILILVGLFQALMTVFAEQSIFEFIFTVIQEPLQGLGNTLPAAMIVAFLNHLLWFFGLHGTNIIGSVIEPLYLPLIEENLRLFQEGTSAFDVPYTVTKPFLDSFVFMGGSGTTIALLIAIFLVVRGQQKHPYREVAKLSAPAGLFNINEPVVFGLPIVLNPIMLIPFILVPVTLTIVSYIALSTGLVPKTVAIVPWTTPPILSGYLVTGGSWRGIALQIINLGIAVAMYIPFVMAGVRALNKDMKGTDSNDYNQDRDAVV, from the coding sequence ATGGAAAACAGGTACATGCAAAAGTTTATTGAAATTGCTGGTCGGATTGGTTCACAGCGACATTTAGTGGCGATAAGAGATGGCTTTGTGGCTATCATGCCACTCATTATTATTGGGTCACTGGCTGTTCTGATTAATAACTTTCCTGCTTTTGGAGCTTTCGACTTTGTCGGTTGGATGAATGGCATTTTTGGGGATGGGAATTGGCAGCTTGTAGGTGGGACGATTTGGAACGGGAGCTTTGCCGTATTAGGACTGTTAGTTTCCTTTTCAGTCGCTTATAATCTTGCGAAATCGTATGAACTAGATGGCTTATCCGCTGGTTTAATTTCAGCAGCATCTTATATTATGCTTGTGCCAGCTACAGAAGACTGGGGATTGAACTTTGCTTGGTTAGGAGCTCAAGGCTTATTCGTGGCTCTAATTCTTTCAATTATAACGACCGAATTGTTTAAAGTACTGATTCGCTCCAACTTCACGATAAAAATGCCAGAAGGAGTTCCTGACGGGGTAGCAAGATCCTTTAAAGCACTTATTCCTGCATCCATCATCTTGATACTAGTCGGATTATTCCAGGCATTAATGACCGTATTTGCAGAGCAAAGTATTTTTGAATTTATCTTTACAGTTATTCAAGAGCCATTACAAGGGCTTGGAAATACATTACCTGCAGCGATGATTGTTGCCTTCTTGAATCACTTATTATGGTTCTTCGGTTTGCACGGCACGAACATTATTGGTTCCGTTATTGAGCCGTTATATTTACCGCTAATTGAAGAAAACCTGCGTTTGTTTCAGGAAGGTACATCCGCATTCGACGTTCCTTATACTGTAACGAAGCCCTTCCTTGATTCCTTCGTATTTATGGGTGGTTCAGGAACTACGATTGCTTTATTAATCGCCATCTTCTTAGTCGTACGAGGTCAACAAAAGCATCCGTATCGTGAGGTTGCAAAGCTCTCCGCACCAGCTGGTTTGTTCAATATTAATGAGCCGGTTGTCTTCGGGTTACCAATTGTGTTGAATCCAATTATGCTTATTCCATTTATCCTTGTTCCTGTAACGTTGACCATTGTTTCATACATTGCCTTATCAACAGGGTTAGTGCCTAAAACAGTCGCAATTGTTCCTTGGACAACGCCACCAATTCTAAGTGGTTACCTCGTTACTGGAGGAAGCTGGAGAGGAATTGCCCTACAGATTATTAACTTAGGTATTGCGGTAGCCATGTATATACCGTTTGTTATGGCGGGAGTTCGAGCATTAAACAAAGATATGAAAGGGACGGATTCTAATGATTACAACCAAGATCGAGACGCTGTCGTTTAA